From the genome of Methanothrix soehngenii GP6:
AGGGGTGGTGCGACATAATCTCCCTTGCCGATCAGATCCATAACCAGAATATTCTCCTTCATGGTGATGGGATGGGGTACCCGCACACCCACTTCCTCCGCACGCATGAGATTGCGATACTCCTTGCGGGTCCAGGCGGCGACAATAGCTCTTTTCGTGCCCTTGACGCTTCCAAATCTGGGATCGCCATGCAGGTAATCCTGCATCACATTGAAGTTGCTGGTAGAAATGCGATAGATCTTAAGGGCAAGCTCTCTGCTGCCCACCAGAGCCCGGAATATATTCGCCTCTTTTCCGGTGCAGATGGAACCTCCCAGGGCATCTATGACCCCTTTGCTTGCCAGGCTGTACAGGTCCATCAGGGTTCGCTTGTCAAAGACAGCGTCCTGGACATTCAGGTCATCGGAGTCCTTGATTCTGGTACGAAGAACATCAATACGAGTATCAAAATCCTCATCCTTGCTGCGCCTGCTCATGATTTGTCTATCCGGCTTATGAAGAGCCCTTCAGAAAACCTTTGCGCTGCAGCCAGTCCACTTGAGGGCCGGTGTATCTCCAGACCACGTCAGCCTTCTCATTCTGGAACTCCCAAGGGATGATTATGACCACGTCGCCCTCTCGTATCCAGATCCTCTTCTTCATCTTTCCCGGTATGCGGGCCATCCTGGTTACGCCGTCAATGCCCCTGACCTTGATGCGATTGGAGCCAAGCAGGCTTTCTACATGACCGAATATCTCTCTATCCTGTTTGCGAGGGAGGCGAACTCTGGTTATTACTGCTCCTTCCTCCCCACCATGACCTCTATTGTACAGCTTATCACCTCAAATAATAATTGCAGATTTTAGATTAGATGCCGGATCGATGAGATCCTGAGCGGCGTTGAATCGCTATCTGGCTCATTTGCAGCCAGAATCGCCAGAGCAACTTGCCGCACCACCTCAGTCGAAAATGACGCTTAAATAGTTAAAGCTTGTGTCGATCCGAATCCTAATGGGCCCGACGCGATTCGAACGCGTGATCCCCGCCGTGTGAAGGCGATGTCATAACCAGCTAGACCACAGGCCCTCGAAGTAAGGAAGTAAGGCATCAGATATTAGTATCTTGCCCTAGAGGAAAAATCCCTTGGCCAGTTTTGGGCTCGTGACAAGGAATTATTTAAATATCTATTCGCGAGCTTAATTAAATAAATGAGTCAAATCTTCAGAAATCCTGTTTATCTTTTGTATGAGAGGCGGCTCAAGTCTCAGATCCTGGCAGGGTCACCGGTGGAGCATATAGCGATAATTCAGGATGGAAACCGCAGGTATGCCAGGCAGAAGGGCCTCGCCAAGACTCTTGGCCATAGCCTTGGCGCTGAGACCTCGGAGAGGGTGTCAGACTGGTGCCTGGAGGTGGGGGTTCGGCATCTCACCCTTTATGCTTTTTCCACAGAGAACTTCAGCCGGGAGGATTCGGAGAAGCGCTATATCTTTGATTTGATAAAGAAAAAGTTCAATGAGCTGAGAAATTCAAAGAAAATCCATTTCAATAGAGTTCGGGTGCGAGCCATCGGTCGGTTGGAGATGCTTCCCGATGATCTGCAGGAGGAGATCCGATTGACTGAGGAGGCCACGAAGGATTACAAGAAGATGTATCTGAATGTGGCCCTGGCTTACGGAGGTCAGAGGGAGCTGGTGGATGCCGCACGCTCCTTAGCCCACCTGGTGGAGGAGGGAAGGATCAGATCTAAGGATCTCGATGAGACCATCATCGCCCAGCATCTCTATCCCCAGGACGGCATTTCCGTTCCCAAGGTGGATCTGATCATCAGGACGGCGGGGGACTTTCGCACATCGAACTTCCTTCCCTGGCAGGCCAATGGCAATGAGTGCGCCGCCTACTTTTGCGCTCCTTTTTGGCCGGAGTTCAGGAAGATCGACTTTCTGCGGGCCATCAGGACTGCACAAACCAGGGCATCATGCCAATAAGCTTAATAACCTGAAGCATGCCATCAGAGGTGTTCTAGTCCCGATGGGGTAGTGGATATCCCGGAGGCCTGCGGAGCATTTTCGCGCAGAGAGCCTTCAACCCGGGTTCGAATCCCGGTCGGGACGTGATATTTATCCTGCGCAGAAATTTAGCTTTGGCATGAAGCATCTCGATCTCCGTGCATTGCCCAGCACTTCATTAATTGCCTATTAGTCTGCTGCTAGCTCCTCTCCGCTACCGCCGTTCCTCCTTCAAGCTGGATCTTCTTCAGTCCAAACTGCCTGGCAAAGTCTTCGACGCTCTCATCAAAGCCCTTCTCAAGAGAGGCCAGTGTCAATCCTGGCCACCCTGGTCAGGCCGCTTCCCTTCAGCATCGACTGCATATCTCTATTTCTGCGCTAGGCCGACCCCTCCTGCCCATGGCTTTCCAGTTGGCAGCCCACATTGGTGTCATGAAGACGGCCACGTCCAGTGGGCATATCGCGATTTATCCGGTTTGGGGGATAGTTTAATACCGATAGGATGCTCAAGGCTCAATCGATGCATCGCATACTGGTCAGCAACGATGATGGCGTTTATGCCTCCGGTCTCGAGGCGGCGGCAAAGAGCGTTCGAGGCCTGGGGGAGGTGACGGTAGCCGCGCCTTCGGGACAGAAGAGCGGCGTGGGAAGATCTATATCCGTCTTTGAGCCGCTTCGCTTCGCAGAGGTGAACCTGAACGGCTTTAAAGCCTATGCGGTCACTGGAACGCCGGTGGATTCGGTCATCATTGGCATCTTCGCCATCCTTAAGGAGATGCCTGATCTGGTCATCTCGGGAATCAATGTGGGAGAGAACATCAGCACCGATACCGTTACCACGAGCGGGACCATCGGAGCGGCTCTGGAGGCTGCTAGCTACGGCATTCCCGCCATTGCTGCCTCAATTCAGGCCGTTGATCAGGGCGACAAGTTCGATATGCATCATGGAGCCAAGCACAGCTTTGATGTGGCAGCTCTATTTCTGCGCCGAGTAGCGACCCGGGTCTTAGAGCACGGCCTTCCTGAAGGAGTGGATCTCTTAAACCTGAATGTCCCAGTCGGTGCCAGCGAGGAGACGGAGATAAAAGTGACCCGCCTGGCTAAGAAGATCTTCAAGACGGCTGTGCAGGAGCGTTTTGACCCCCGTGGCCGGCCTTACTACTGGATTGATGGGGAGCTGATATGCTGCGACGAGGAGGGGACTGACGTGCAGACCATCTATCAGGACAAGCTGGTATCCTTAACCCCCCTCAGCCTGGATTCCACGGCCAGAATCGATCTGAAAGAGATAGAGAAACTATTTTGATCTCTATCTGACCTCAGATTTACCTCCGATCTACCCTCAGATTACTCCTTTGGTGCTGGGGATGCCCGCTCCACCCTTTGCCGCCGCCAGGCGAACGGCCAGGCCCAGGGCCTTGAAGATGCATTCCATCTTATGATGATCGTTCTCCCCGTAGAAGCGGATATGAACCGTCATCCCGGCTGCATTAAAGAGCTCTTCCAGGAAGGGTTCAAGGAGCATGGCCTCGAAGTCCCCGATCCTCTCTCCCCGA
Proteins encoded in this window:
- the eif1A gene encoding translation initiation factor eIF-1A, producing the protein MYNRGHGGEEGAVITRVRLPRKQDREIFGHVESLLGSNRIKVRGIDGVTRMARIPGKMKKRIWIREGDVVIIIPWEFQNEKADVVWRYTGPQVDWLQRKGFLKGSS
- the uppS gene encoding polyprenyl diphosphate synthase; the encoded protein is MSQIFRNPVYLLYERRLKSQILAGSPVEHIAIIQDGNRRYARQKGLAKTLGHSLGAETSERVSDWCLEVGVRHLTLYAFSTENFSREDSEKRYIFDLIKKKFNELRNSKKIHFNRVRVRAIGRLEMLPDDLQEEIRLTEEATKDYKKMYLNVALAYGGQRELVDAARSLAHLVEEGRIRSKDLDETIIAQHLYPQDGISVPKVDLIIRTAGDFRTSNFLPWQANGNECAAYFCAPFWPEFRKIDFLRAIRTAQTRASCQ
- the surE gene encoding 5'/3'-nucleotidase SurE, which gives rise to MHRILVSNDDGVYASGLEAAAKSVRGLGEVTVAAPSGQKSGVGRSISVFEPLRFAEVNLNGFKAYAVTGTPVDSVIIGIFAILKEMPDLVISGINVGENISTDTVTTSGTIGAALEAASYGIPAIAASIQAVDQGDKFDMHHGAKHSFDVAALFLRRVATRVLEHGLPEGVDLLNLNVPVGASEETEIKVTRLAKKIFKTAVQERFDPRGRPYYWIDGELICCDEEGTDVQTIYQDKLVSLTPLSLDSTARIDLKEIEKLF
- a CDS encoding serine protein kinase RIO, translating into MSRRSKDEDFDTRIDVLRTRIKDSDDLNVQDAVFDKRTLMDLYSLASKGVIDALGGSICTGKEANIFRALVGSRELALKIYRISTSNFNVMQDYLHGDPRFGSVKGTKRAIVAAWTRKEYRNLMRAEEVGVRVPHPITMKENILVMDLIGKGDYVAPPLKDVELDSAEAEQIYQKIVEYISLLCNQAGLVHADLSEFNILYDDGEPVIIDMGQSVTLDHPMARKFLERDISNIVHYFQKKYSIGSSEEIYARIQKDGAEKAKKESS